The sequence CGGTCAGGGAGACGCTGTTGGAGGCGCTGGAGCCGCTCGAGGGCGCGGTCAGCTGCGCCGTGGGGGCCACCGTGTCTCCGGAGCCGCTGCCCAGGGTGGCCATGTACAGCAGCAGGTTGGGCGAGCCCGTGCCGGGATTGGCCACGTGGTCCGAGGTGGCGATGTTGGCCAGCACCTCCGCCACCTGCGCGGGCGTCGCGGTGGGGTTGGCGCTCAGGTACAGCGCCGCGGCCCCCGCCACGTGGGGCGACGCCATCGACGTGCCGTTGAGGGTGTTGGTGTCCGAGTCCCCCGTGTACCAGGCCGAGGTGATGCTGGAGCCCGGCGCGAAGAGGTCCACACACGGGCCATAGTTGGAGAACGAGGAGCGCTCGTCCGCGTTGGTGGTGGCCCCCACGGTGAGGGCCCCCGGGGTGCGCGCGGGCGACTTGTTGCAGGCATTGCCGTTGTCGTTGCCCGCGGCCACGGCGTACACCACGCCCGCCGCGATGGAGGCCGTCACCGCGTCATCCACCGCCTGCGACACCCCGCCCCCGAGGCTCATGTTCGCCACCGCGGGCTTGATGTGGTTGGCCGTCACCCAGTCCACGCCGGCGATGACGCCGTCGTACGTGCCCGAGCCGCCACAATCCAGCACCCGCACCGCGTGCAGGCTCACTTCCTTCGCCACGCCCCACGTGGCGCCGCCCACCGTGCCCGCCACGTGCGTGCCGTGGCCGTGGCAATCACTGGCCCCCTTGCCGTCCGCGATGGCGCTGTAGTCCAGGCTGGCCCGGCCGGAGAACTCGGCGTGGGTATTCCGGATGCCGGTGTCGATGATGTACGCGTGCACCCCGCCGCCGACCGAGTTGTAGGCGTATTTCGTGTCCAGCGGCAGGTCCACCTGATCAATGCGGTCCAACCCCCAGGTCGCATCGTCCATGGTGCCCAAGGCGTACACCCGCCCGTTCTCCTCCACGTACGCCACGCTGGGATCCTCGGCCAGCTTGAGCGCGGCCGCCTCGTCCATCTGGACCATGAAGCCCGGCAGGGCCTGCTGGTACACCCGGCCCACCTCGCCGCCGTAGGTGGAGGCCAGCCGCAGCGCGTCCTCCTGGACGCTCATGTCCTTGCCCGCCTTGCCGAGGACGACGATGTACTGGCCCGGTACCGGTTCCGCGCTCCGGCGGAACTTCTTGCCGTGCTCCTCCTTGAGGGCCGCCTGCCGGGCCTCCGCCGCGTCCGGGGCCTCCGGCCCTGCGGCCTGGCACCCCGTGAGCAAGACCTTCGCAGCCGTGATGATGATCAGACCTCTGCCCATCCCCATTTGATCCATCCCCCCACACCAAGCTGAATTGCTTGATTCTCCACCGTCCGACCGGCGATTTCCGTTGTGTCCCGGGAGCCCTTTTCTTCCGCCCCTGCGAGACGGGCGCTATAAGCGGGCTCCATGCGAGGTCTGCTCCCTGAGCCCGTCCGGCGGCCATTCCTTCGCGGCATCGCGGCGGCGCTCGCGATCCTGTGTTTTTTCGCTGGAGGTATGGCGGCCTGGGCCGACCCTGAGCCCTTTGCCCGGAGCTTCGACATTGTCCCCGTCAAGCTTGCCGCTGCGCAGTCGCGCGGCATCGCACTGGAGGGTGCCCGGTCTCTGCCCCCTGGCAGCCTGCATGCTGCCATCGCGCTCGACTTCAACCTGCACGTCCTGTCGCTCAAGCTCGGGGACGAGAAGTTGGGCAATTTGTTGCCCTACCGGCTCGACGCACATGCCCTGTTCGCCTACCAGCTGAACCGGAGGCTGGAGCTGGCGCTGGACCTGCCCTTCACCCTCATCCAGGGCAACCAGTTCGGGCTGCTGGGCGAGGCGCTGGGCGCGCCGGACTTCCCCGGGGCCGCCGGCGTGAGCCGCTACGGCATGGGGGATGTGCGCCTGCTCCCCCGGGTCTCCCTGCTGGACCCCGACACCTTCCCCGTGGGCCTGGCCCTCGTGGGCGAGGTGCGGCTGCCCACCGGCAATGGCGGCAGCTTCCTGGGCGAGCGCAGCGTGCTCGTGGCCCCGCGGCTCGCGGTGGAGCGGGCCTTCGGCCCGGTGCGGCTGCTCGGCAACCTGGGCTGGCGCTTCCGCAAGGCCACGCAGTACCTCAACCTCTACGTGGATGACGAGCTGACCCTGGGCGCGGGCGCCGTGGTGGACCTGCCCAACATGGGCCGGTTCACCGACGTGCAGGTGATGGGCGAGATGCACCTGTCCACGCCCGCCTCCGCCCCCTTCAACTTCCGCCAGGCCGACTCACTCAAGACGCCCTGGGAGGTGCTCGCCGGCGTGCGCACCCGGGTGGCGGGCCCCTGGGGCATCGCGCTGAACGTGGGCCGGGGCATGGGCCTGCGCGGGGGGTATGGGCGCGAGGATTTGCGCATCACCTTCTCCGTGAACTACGACCGGTCCGGCTTCGCGCCGGACAGCGATGGCGATGGCGTCCCCGACAGCGTCGACAAGTGCCCCACCGAGAGGGAGGACCGCGACGGGTACCAGGACGATGACGGCTGCCT is a genomic window of Stigmatella erecta containing:
- a CDS encoding S8 family serine peptidase, translated to MGRGLIIITAAKVLLTGCQAAGPEAPDAAEARQAALKEEHGKKFRRSAEPVPGQYIVVLGKAGKDMSVQEDALRLASTYGGEVGRVYQQALPGFMVQMDEAAALKLAEDPSVAYVEENGRVYALGTMDDATWGLDRIDQVDLPLDTKYAYNSVGGGVHAYIIDTGIRNTHAEFSGRASLDYSAIADGKGASDCHGHGTHVAGTVGGATWGVAKEVSLHAVRVLDCGGSGTYDGVIAGVDWVTANHIKPAVANMSLGGGVSQAVDDAVTASIAAGVVYAVAAGNDNGNACNKSPARTPGALTVGATTNADERSSFSNYGPCVDLFAPGSSITSAWYTGDSDTNTLNGTSMASPHVAGAAALYLSANPTATPAQVAEVLANIATSDHVANPGTGSPNLLLYMATLGSGSGDTVAPTAQLTAPSSGSSASNSVSLTAVASDDVGVIRVSFFVDNVLLGSDTTAPYAFDWDTTRGGNGAHTVLAKAYDASGNVGSSAAVTVNVSNEGFATYDAALKVPRCAMLGSYCDTGSLVEGRGTMGPEAHAPNTLGGSCADGNSGTYETDESLERIRVSTADGTPMAPGKTVRVEVSVWSWGSGSTDKLDLYYTANANEPSWTFLTTLMPSVGGAQVLSATYVLPEGTLQAVRGNFRYNGSEGSCSTGSYDDRDDLVFPVAEAAKAPVASFSFSCTGLACGFTDASTSAQGTLTSWTWDFGDGGSSTESSPSHAYAAGGTYTVSLSVKNSAGKTATETKSVTVTAPPPPPPPPPAAMSLTAQQRRELTGKHVDLTWTGTTASKVEIFRNNKRLVTTNNDGEYSDRFFLAGTYTYKVCAVGTNTCTNTVTVQF
- a CDS encoding OmpA family protein, with product MAAWADPEPFARSFDIVPVKLAAAQSRGIALEGARSLPPGSLHAAIALDFNLHVLSLKLGDEKLGNLLPYRLDAHALFAYQLNRRLELALDLPFTLIQGNQFGLLGEALGAPDFPGAAGVSRYGMGDVRLLPRVSLLDPDTFPVGLALVGEVRLPTGNGGSFLGERSVLVAPRLAVERAFGPVRLLGNLGWRFRKATQYLNLYVDDELTLGAGAVVDLPNMGRFTDVQVMGEMHLSTPASAPFNFRQADSLKTPWEVLAGVRTRVAGPWGIALNVGRGMGLRGGYGREDLRITFSVNYDRSGFAPDSDGDGVPDSVDKCPTEREDRDGYQDDDGCLDPDNDGDGISDGEDRCPNTPGKVEHRGCPEDQDTDGDGIPDVLDACPDKPGPKEYDGCPDSDGDEVPDNVDDCPDLSGPPENNGCPYDSPPFVLVESDRIRIKGNILFETGQAKIQKQSFKLLDEVATVLRRNPTLGPVLIEGHTDNVGSRNYNVDLSQRRAKAVLDYLVSKGIDRKRLSSKGFGFDQPIATNDTPLGRAKNRRVEFRLVKSEVETAPREIQVPAPPPPAAPPSGTPAAPAAPAPAPAASSPAPAAPAPAKPTPGPAPAAPKP